In Alteromonas sp. RKMC-009, the genomic stretch CCAGCTAGAGAAGTACGGAATGACGTTATCATCAACACAACCGCTTCCCGATCATCATCATTTCTCCGCCGCAGATATTCCCCCAGGCACCGTGGTCATGACAGAGAAAGATGCTGTGAAGGCAAGGGCATTTGCCCATGAAGATTGTTGGTATTTGCCGGTGGATGCTGTATTACCTGAAGAATTTTATGACTTACTGGATACCCGGTTTGAAGCCGGAAGAAGGATAAACAATGAGCTTTGACATTAAATTATTGGATGTACTTGCATGCCCTGTATGCAAAGGTAAATTGATCCTGTCACAGGATAAGCAGGCCTTGTTGTGTCGTTTTGACCGCCTCAGTTATCCGGTGAAAGACGGTATTCCCGTATTAATGGAAGTGAACGCCACAAAGTTATCAGTAGACGACATGGATGCGGCCCGCTGATGGACTTTACCGTTATCATTCCTGCCAGATACGGCTCTTCCCGGTTTCCGGGTAAACCTCTTGCTGATATCAATGGAAAGCCAATGATTCAGCATGTGACCGAGAGAGCGGCAGAAGCGGGCGCATCGGCTGTGATTGTCGCTACCGACGATAACCGTATAGCGGCTGTAGCGGAGGGCTTCTCACGGGTGGTGATGACGTCGGACAAACATGAATCCGGCACTGAGCGTCTTGCGGAAGTCATTCAGAAAGAGAACCTTGCGGATGATACCCTTATCGTAAACGTGCAGGGCGATGAGCCTTTCGTACCTGCTGCCAACATCCGTCAGGTTGTGGAAAACCTGTCACAGCGCTCTGATGTGGCCATGACCACACTGGGCACTGAAATGCACAGCGCAGATGATGTGCTTAACCCGAATATGGTGAAAGTGGTACGAAACGTCAAAGGTGAAGCGCTCTATTTTTCCCGTTCGGCAATCCCCTTTGAGCGTAGCAGCATGATGACCGATCCGGGCAGAACTGATCCCTCCCTTTATCTTCGCCATATTGGTTTATATGCTTACCGTGCAGGTTATGTGAATCAGTATGTCAGTTACACGCCCAGTGCGCTGGAACATACAGAGTCACTGGAGCAGTTAAGGGCTTTATGGTACGGCGACAAAATTCATGTTGATGTGGCATCCGAACCACCGCCTGTGGGCATTGATACGCCGCATGATCTGACACGACTTCTGGCACTGCTGAATGACGGAGAATGATTTATGAATGTGGTAATTACCGGTGGTAACCGCGGGATCGGGCTGGCGCTGACCAAAGCGTGTCTTGCCAGAGGCGATAACGTTTACGTTGCCTGCCGTAACAGTTCTGACGCGCTGAATGCTTCCGGAGCAACGGTGTTGACCGGCGTGGATGTCTCTAACCCGGATGCGTTACCGGCGGCACTTGCACCTCTGCTCGATATTCACATTGACCTTCTCATCAATAATGCCGGCGTACTGGCCAGGGAAACGCTGGATGAACAGGAACCGCATACTATTGATTATCAGTTCAGAGTTAATGCTCTGGGGCCTTTGCTGGTATCGCAAATCCTGCTCCCGGCCATGGGTGAAGGCAGCAAAATCGGCCTTGTGACCAGCCGGATGGGCTCTATGGCGGATAACACATCAGGTGGATATTACGGTTACCGGATGTCAAAAGCAGCATTGAACGCTGCCGGTGTCTCTATGGCCAACGATTTGCGTACCAGAGGCATTGCAGTGGCATTACTACACCCGGGCTTTGTGCAGACGGAAATGGTGAATAATGCCGGTGATGTTGATGCAGATACAGCCGCTGCCGGTCTGTTGAAGCAACTTGATAGTCTTTCAATGGAGAACACCGGTAGCTTTGTTCATGCAAACGGGGAGTCACTGCCTTGGTGATTTGCCGTTCTGCAGTACTTGCACTCCTTTTTTGCGCAGGTAATGCCGTCGCAGAAAGTAATTATCACTGGCAACACGGCCCGTCATTACCAGCACCGGTGCAGGAAATTTACCCGGCAGTTCACAAAGACAGTATTTATGTGGCTGGTGGCCTGACATCCGGAACCCCGAATTTCACGGTATCAGACCAGGTTTTTCGTTTTCAGCAGGGCAGCCAAAACTGGCAAACATTGCCGCCTTTTCCTGTTCCTGTGCATCACGCTATGCTTGTGTCTGCGGGGGATAAATTATGGTCCTTCGGTGGTTTCACAGAAAACGAAAACGGGCAGTGGATCAATTCCTCTGCGGTTTGGGAATTTAATGAAAGTGACGGCAGCTGGATAAAGCGTAATCCCATGCCGGTTAAATTGTCTGAAAGCATTTCTGCCGTTATAAACGGTAAAGTGCACCTCGCCGGCGGACGGACTACGACGAAAGATAACTATCACTGGCAGCATCATATGGATTCAGACTGGCACGGCGTGTTTGATCCGGAAACGTCGGTGTGGCAGTCAGCAACGCCAATTCCAACCCCGCGCAACAGTGCATGCAGTGTGGTCTATGACGATAAGTGGCATGTGATTGGTGGCCGCACAGTGGACAACGGTAACACTGCTATGCATGAAGTATTTGATGCAGCAAAAGATATCTGGATAACCGGAAAACCTATGCCGGAAGCAGAAGCCGGGATTGGTTGCGCGGTGCTTCACGGCAGTATTTATGTTTTTGGCGGCGAATATTTTGACGATGCCGGAGGTGGCGTATTTCACAAGGTCTGGCGATACGAAATTAATCGTAAGCGCTGGTCTGAAGCCACTGTCATGCCAGTGCCGCGACACGGGTTGGGCGTGGTGACCTTTGAGGATGCAATCTGGTTAATTGGCGGGGCAGGTGAGGCAGGTGCGAAAGACACCCGCCATATCGTCAGTCAGTTTACGGTTGCCACTGACTGATTATGACGGCCTGTGGATCAGGCCGTTTCCATCTCTTCGTCATCGTCAGGACTCAAAACGCCCCAGACATCGTGCTCATCAGCATGAATGATTTCTGCCCACACACGTTCACCCGGTTTCACATCGTGCACACCATTGAGGTGTACGACGCCGTCGACTTCCGGGGCGTCCGCATAAGTACGGCCAACGGCACCTTCGGCGTCGACACTGTCAATGACCACCAGATATTCTTTACCGATACGTGACTTCAGGCGTTGTGCACTGATTTCGCTTTGAACTGCCATAAAGCGTGCAAGCCGGTCCTGCTTAACGTCTTCCGGCACCGGGTCAGGCAAATCATTGGCCTTTGCGCCTTCAACCGGACTGTAAGCAAAGCAGCCAACGCGGTCCAGCTGTGCTTCGCGAAGGAAAGTCAGCAATTCTTCAAATTCTTCTTCCGTTTCTCCCGGGAAACCAACAATAAAGGTTGAGCGGATAATGAGCTCAGGGCAAGCTTCACGCCAGGCTTTGACCCGCTCGATGGTGCGTTCTGCACTGCCCGGACGCTTCATCAGACGCAGGATACGTTTGCTGGCATGCTGAAAAGGGATATCAAGATACGGCAGAATACGACCTTCATTCATTAGCGGAATAAGATCATCCACATGAGGGTAGGGATAAACGTAGTGCAGACGCACCCACATATCCAGTTCACCGAGTTTTTCACACAACTGCTGCATATGTGCCTTAACCGGCATTCCATTCCAGAAACCGGTGCGGTGTTTTACATCTACACCGTATGCACTGGTGTCCTGGGAAATGACCAGTAATTCGCTGACACCTGCAGATTTCAGGCGCTTTGCTTCATCAAGTATTTCACCCACCGGACGGCTGACCAGGTCTCCCCGCATAGATGGAATAATGCAGAATGTACAGCGGTGGTTACAGCCCTCGGAGATTTTGAGATAGGCGTAGTTTCTCGGAGTCAGTTTAATGCCGTGATCCGGTACAAGGTGCTCGAACGGATTGTGAACCGGCTTCGGCAGATGACTGTGAACCTGTTCCACCACGCTTTCATAAGCATGGGGGCCGGTGATCGCGAGCACATTCGGATGCACCTCGCGGATTTCATCTTCTTTGATCCCGAGACAACCGGTCACAATCACCTTCCCGTTTTCTGTCAGTGCTTCACCAATCGTATCTAAAGATTCCTGCACAGCAGAATCGATAAAACCGCAGGTATTGACGATGACGAGATCGGCATCGTTGTAAGTAGGGACAACATCGTACCCTTCGGTGCGAAGCTGGGTGAGGATCCTCTCGGAATCCACGAGGTTTTTCGGGCAGCCTAAACTGACAAAGCCTATTTTCGCAATGGGATTTTCCACGGTGGATGCCGGGCTGTCGCTACGCTGTGACTCAAGTACTTTGACCGGAGTACTGAGTGTGGTGGTCGCGTTCGGGGTGTATTTCTCTACGGACATGAACTTCTACTGTTAACACATTATCGGCACATTATATC encodes the following:
- a CDS encoding Trm112 family protein — translated: MSFDIKLLDVLACPVCKGKLILSQDKQALLCRFDRLSYPVKDGIPVLMEVNATKLSVDDMDAAR
- the kdsB gene encoding 3-deoxy-manno-octulosonate cytidylyltransferase, which encodes MDFTVIIPARYGSSRFPGKPLADINGKPMIQHVTERAAEAGASAVIVATDDNRIAAVAEGFSRVVMTSDKHESGTERLAEVIQKENLADDTLIVNVQGDEPFVPAANIRQVVENLSQRSDVAMTTLGTEMHSADDVLNPNMVKVVRNVKGEALYFSRSAIPFERSSMMTDPGRTDPSLYLRHIGLYAYRAGYVNQYVSYTPSALEHTESLEQLRALWYGDKIHVDVASEPPPVGIDTPHDLTRLLALLNDGE
- a CDS encoding SDR family oxidoreductase, translating into MNVVITGGNRGIGLALTKACLARGDNVYVACRNSSDALNASGATVLTGVDVSNPDALPAALAPLLDIHIDLLINNAGVLARETLDEQEPHTIDYQFRVNALGPLLVSQILLPAMGEGSKIGLVTSRMGSMADNTSGGYYGYRMSKAALNAAGVSMANDLRTRGIAVALLHPGFVQTEMVNNAGDVDADTAAAGLLKQLDSLSMENTGSFVHANGESLPW
- a CDS encoding Kelch repeat-containing protein, with protein sequence MICRSAVLALLFCAGNAVAESNYHWQHGPSLPAPVQEIYPAVHKDSIYVAGGLTSGTPNFTVSDQVFRFQQGSQNWQTLPPFPVPVHHAMLVSAGDKLWSFGGFTENENGQWINSSAVWEFNESDGSWIKRNPMPVKLSESISAVINGKVHLAGGRTTTKDNYHWQHHMDSDWHGVFDPETSVWQSATPIPTPRNSACSVVYDDKWHVIGGRTVDNGNTAMHEVFDAAKDIWITGKPMPEAEAGIGCAVLHGSIYVFGGEYFDDAGGGVFHKVWRYEINRKRWSEATVMPVPRHGLGVVTFEDAIWLIGGAGEAGAKDTRHIVSQFTVATD
- the rimO gene encoding 30S ribosomal protein S12 methylthiotransferase RimO; translation: MSVEKYTPNATTTLSTPVKVLESQRSDSPASTVENPIAKIGFVSLGCPKNLVDSERILTQLRTEGYDVVPTYNDADLVIVNTCGFIDSAVQESLDTIGEALTENGKVIVTGCLGIKEDEIREVHPNVLAITGPHAYESVVEQVHSHLPKPVHNPFEHLVPDHGIKLTPRNYAYLKISEGCNHRCTFCIIPSMRGDLVSRPVGEILDEAKRLKSAGVSELLVISQDTSAYGVDVKHRTGFWNGMPVKAHMQQLCEKLGELDMWVRLHYVYPYPHVDDLIPLMNEGRILPYLDIPFQHASKRILRLMKRPGSAERTIERVKAWREACPELIIRSTFIVGFPGETEEEFEELLTFLREAQLDRVGCFAYSPVEGAKANDLPDPVPEDVKQDRLARFMAVQSEISAQRLKSRIGKEYLVVIDSVDAEGAVGRTYADAPEVDGVVHLNGVHDVKPGERVWAEIIHADEHDVWGVLSPDDDEEMETA